Within Sorangiineae bacterium MSr11367, the genomic segment GAGCACGCGTACCTCCCCGGCCGCCGTCACGAAGAGGTTCTCGGGTTTGATGTCGCGGTGCACCAAGCCACGCGTGTGCGCACTCGCCAGCACGTCCAGGACATCGGCCATGAGGACCGCCACCTCCGACACAGGCAGTCGTTTGCCGGCGCGTTCCCAGCGGGCGCGAAGCGTTTCTCCTTCGAGGAGCGGCATGATGAGGAACGCGCACCCATCGTCGCCGACGTGGTGTTCGAGCACGGGGACGGCCCCGGGATGGCCTACTTGATTGGCGACCGCGGCCTCGCGTTCGAACAGATGGCATATGCTCGGATCGTCGCGGAAGCGCTCGAGCATGACCTTGATGGCCACGCGGTGCCCATCGCGATGCGTGGCCGCGTACACGGCGCCCATGCCCCCGATCCCAATGAGGCGCTCGAGCCGGCACTGATGAACGGAGGTCCCCACCCTCGCGAGCGCGCGTTCGGAGCTCGACTGCATCTTTACAGAGGTATCACCTTCCGGTTCCCGGCGGTCCGGGTGAGCTTCGGCCTTGACTCGAACGACCGGTTGAGGTTATGTGGCGGCCTGTGAACGTGAAAATCACGTTCATTATCTTGCCGTGCTTTCCTTTCGTACGCTCGCCGCATTCCTCTCGACCGCGGGCTTTTTCTCGAACAACGCACACGCTCAGGCGCCCGCGGCGCGCACTCCGCCGCCGAAAATGCAGGAGGTCGCCGTTCGCGGCGAGGGATCGGCGACGCGCCTTCGGCATTCGGCCGAGGCCGTGAGCGTCATCGACACCAAGCGTGCGCACCGAGAAAGCGCCGACTTGGGCGAGGTGATGGCGCGCCAGCAAGGCATTGTCGTGCGACGCGAGGGTGGACTCGGCTCCACGGCGCAATTCTCCCTCAACGGCTTTCAAGGCGAGCAGGTTCGCTTCTTCATCGATGGCGTTCCCGCGGGCTATACGGGGCTTCCCCCCGGCATTGCCGACATCCCCATTGCGTTCGTCGAAAGGGTGGAAGTCTATCGCGGCGTGGTCCCCGGCCGATTCGGCGCCGACGCCCTGGGCGGTGCCGTGAACCTGGTCACCGAGACCCGGCCGGGCACACGCACCGCAGCGTCGTACCAAGTTGGCTCCTTCGGCACGTACCGCGCAACGGCCACCGGGCAATACTATGATCCGGCCTCGGGCCTGTTCGCGCGCGCCAATGGCTTCTACGACCGCGCCAAGAACGACTACCCCGTCGACGTCCAGGTCGCCGAGGAAGGGCGAAGCGTCCCGGCCACCGTGCATCGTTTCCACGACGCGTACCGCGCGTACGGTGCGGGGTTGGAGGCCGGCGTCCTCGACCGGTCCTGGGCCAAGCGGCTGTCGCTGCGCATCTACGGAATGGACGCCGCCAAGGATCTCCAAAGCAACTTCATCATGTTCATACCGTACGGCGAAGTTCGTTCTGCGGAGAGCGCGCTGGGAGCGATCGTGCGCTATCAATCGCCGGCGATGGACGTCGGTTCCACGAAGGTCGTGCTTTCGACGACAAGCGGATACAACCACCGTGCGATTGACTTCGTCGATCGCTCCCCATGGTTTTACGACTGGTTCGGCCACCGGGTCGGGTTGTCCGGCCCGGGCCGCGGTGAAACGGGGCGCCCGGCCACGGACCAGACCATCGGCCAACATACCGTGTTCGAGCGACTGGGCATCGATTGGATTCTCTCGCCCGCCGCCACGGTGCGCGCGTTTGCGGCCCCCACGTGGGTCTCGCGCTCCGGTGAACAGAAGCTTCCGCTCGCGCCCGGAGCCCTCGATCCGCTTTCCGGCACGCGCAGTCTCTTCACCTGGATCAACGGCCTCGAGGCCGAGGTCAACCTCTTCGATCGAAGGCTCCAGAACATTGCCTTCGTCAAGAATTACCATATCCACACTAGCTCCGAAGAATTGGTCGACCGGTTCGTGACCCACGAATACACGGATCTCAGCTTCGGCGCCGGCGACGCTGCCCGCTTTCGCATCGCCCATGGCCTCTTCGCCAAAGCGTCGTACGAACACGCCACCCGTTTGCCCGGCCCCGTCGAGCTCTTTGGAGACGGCGTTCTCATCGAGCAAAACCGGAGGCTCGTACCGGAAACCAGCGACAACATCAATGCGGGCTTCCTCGTGGAAACGGCTCCAACGCCGGCCGGGACCCTGCGCGCCGAGGCCAATGGCTTTTTGCGCTACGCGGATCATCTCATCACGCCCATTCAAAACGACATCGCTTACGATTTTCAGAACGTCTACGCCGCTCGCTCCGTCGGCATCGAGGGCTCCGCAGGATACCGCTCGCCGCGCGACTACGTTTCCCTCGACGGAAGCTTCACCTACCAAGACTTCCGCAACACCTCCAAAGAGGGGGCCTTTCAACGAACCGAGGGCGATCGCATTCCCAACGTGCCTTGGGCCTATGGAAGCGTGACCGCGCGGATTCGCATGCCCGACGTCCTCACGCCCCGCGACGAGATATCGCTCGGCTGGACCACCCGTTACGTGCACAGCTTCTATCGCGCGTGGGAAGGGCAGGGCGACAAGTCCTCGAAGGACCACATCGAATCGCAACTCCTCCACTCCGCAGCGCTCACCTACCTCGTTCGGGTGCCCTCCACGTTCACCGCAAGTCTCGAGGCTTACAACCTGACCGACGCACACGCGTACGACAATTTCGGTGTCCAGAAGCCCGGCCGCGCGTTCTTCTTCAAGGGCACGTTCGAGCACGATTGGGGCAATTCACCATGAAGCTGTCGAAACACGCGTTCATGGCCATTTGGGACGTGCACGCCTGGCTCGGCGTGTGGGCGGGGCTGGTGCTTCACGTCATGTGCTTCACCGGCGCATTCTGCGTCTTCTACGAGGAGCTCGGGATGTGGCAAGATCCCGCGCTCCACGCTCCCCACGGAGACGTGCGCCCGCTCACGGAGCTCGTTCGCCCGATGTTGGATAGTGGCCAATTGGGCCGCAAACGCATCGACGTGTATTTGCCCGACGAAGAGCGCAGTACCGTGGACGTTCGCTACGTACCGGCCGCGGGCGGCGTTCGTCGGATGACCCACGTGAACCCGCGCACCGGCGAGGTGATTCCCGATCGCTCACGCCTGGCGTCGATCCTCTTGTACGTCCATTTCCTCTACCACGACCGCTGGTTTCCCCAGGGCATCTTCATCGCGGGTGTCTTTGGCGTCGCCATGGGCCTTGGCCTGGTCACCGGCGTGGTGATTCACTTTCGAAAGATCTTCCGCGAGCTTCATCAGTTCCGCGCGCACAAGCGATCCGGCATCGTCTGGGCCGACGCCCACAAGATCCTTGCCGTCTTCGGCCTGCCGTTTCAATCGATGGCCGCCTTCACCGGGGCCATGATCTGCTTTGGCCCCTTGCTGCTGAAGCTCTTTGCCGGGCCAGTATTCCATAGCGATGCGAAGGCCGCCGATCGGGCCCTGTATGGAGATCTCTCCGGCCCTGCCGCGAGCAGCCAGCGCGCTGCACCCATCGACTTGGATCAACTGGTTGCCAAGGCAACCGATGCGCTGCCCGGCCTTTCCCCCGACGTCCTTCGATTCGTGAATTACGGCGATGCCGAGGGGACCGTTGGCGTCTTCGGCAAGCGCGCGGACTCGCCGCTGGGAACCTCCATGGTCCGCCTTCGTCTGCGCGACGGTGCCGTGGTTCGCGTGGAGACGCCGGGGGCGAACGGTCCGGCGCAGAACATCGAACAATGGATTCGAAGCCTTCACTTCGTCCGGTACGGCGGGTGGACCGTGAGAATCTTGTACGCGCTCTGCGCGCTTGCCGCGTGCCTGACGATCCTCACCGGCAACTGGGTTTGGCTCTTGCGCCGCGAAACCCGAGAGGCGCGCGCGTCCAATCGCGTTTTGTCTCGAATGACGGTGGCCGCAGGTGGCGGCGTTTGCCTGGCGACCGCCGTGCTCTTTTGGGCCAATCGCTGCATTCCGATGCACCTTCCCTGGCGGATGACCGCAGAATCGGTCGCCTTCTTCGGCACGTGGGGCCTTGCGCTCCTCGGTTGCCTTCTTGCGTCGAATGCTCGCAAATCGTGGGTCGTGTTGCTCGTGGTTTCCGGTGCGCTCTTCGCGTCGGTGCCCGTGTTCGACGTGCGTCATCACCTCGGAGGCATCGACGTGGCGCTCTTCGTCCTTGGCGTCGGGCTCCTCGGGGCTGCGCGCCTCGTTCATACGGTGAGGGCATCATGGTCGACTTGACCGCCTTCTCGTGGAGCCTATTGGCCTTCTCGCTGTTTCACGCGGCCTCGAAGCGCTACCCGCGGTGGCAAGCCTACCTGCGCACCGCCGGCATTCTCTTCACCGTCGCTTCGCTCGCGCTCTGGATTCACGGCAACGGTGCCATCATCGGCAGCCTTCTCTTCATCTTCTCCTGGGTCGTCTCGGGAAGCGTCTTCGTCGTGTCCGTCGCCATGTGGCCACGACTCGTCTGGAGCATTGCCCTCGTGCTGCCGTGGGTCTCCGCACTCGGCCTTCTCTTGCAAGGTGGCCATGCGCCGTAACACCATTGCGCGACTCACCGCCGCCATCCTCGGGTCTCTGGGGTTGGCCATCAGCGCTATCGTCTGCATCGCTCGCGCCGCCCCGTTTTCCTTGGGTACGCGCTTCGCGATGGCGCATTACAGCTTCGTCCTCATTTGGATCACCGCCGCCTGCTTCGGATTCGTCGCCAAGAGCGGCGCCCGTGCATGGGCCGTCTACATCGCACTGTCGGCCCTCTTCCTCGCGCTCGCCTTATGGAGTCCTTCATGAACACCGCACGCTCCCTGCTTTTCCTAGGCCTCATGGCCGCGCTCAGCGCATGCAGCAGCTCGTCGTCCGACGACCCCGACCCGGGCAGCGTGGTCTGTCCGAAGCGAAGCCCCGCGTCGACGCCCGCCGACAATCGCCTTTATTCCATTGGCACGGTCATCCAGGGGCCCAGTGCGCGAACCTTGTACGTGCAATCGATTCCGTCCCTCGACCAGGACGTCACCACGTCGCGCGCGACCGAGATTGCCGGCAACTCGCGCCACATGGCCTACGGCGGATTCACCTACGTGGGGTACGCCGAGAAGCCCGAGATCGCCAAGTTCGAGCCCAACGCCGACGGCAAACTCGTCGCGTCGAACCTCCCGCACCTCAATTTCGCGAGCTACGGACTCAAAGCCATCCCCTTCGGCAATGTCTTCGTCAGCCCGACGAAAGCGTACCTTTTTGCCGAGGCGCAGTACAAAGCCATCGTGTGGAATCCCACCACGATGGAGATCGTCAAGACGATCGACCTTTCGTCGCTCAAGAAAGAGGGCTTCGACGTCGAGCTCTGGGTCTCCACGGTGCGCGACGGCAAGGTGTACACGCCGCTGCGCTACGTCGATTACAAGAATCCCAATTTGTACAAGATTGGCCACGAATCCAACATGGTCATCTTCGATGGCAACGAGGACAAGCTCCTTGCCGTCGCCCACGACGAACGCTGCGTGGCCGCGGGGCAACCGGCGTTCTTGGACGATGGGACGCTGTACACGCTCGCCGACGGCAGGAGCTACCTCGCCCAAGCCGCAGCCATTCAAACGCAGCAGCCCGTGCCCAAGACGTGCATTCTGCGCATCCGCCCCAACGAAATGGTCTTCGACCCGAACTACCTCGTGGAGGTGGCCTCCGTCACCGGAGGCCGTGAGGCGGCCACGCAGCTCTTCTACGTCGGCCACGGCGTGGGGTATGCCAAAGTGCATTACCCCGATCGGGTCGAAGCGGGCGCCGATCTCGGGGGTTCGGGCATCTGGTCGCAAAAGGCCTTCAAATACTGGCGCTTCGAGCTCGGCGACACCGTCAAAGCGCAGGAGGTCCCCGACATCGGCTTCTCCGTCATCGCCTTCGGGGGCGCCGTACTCGATGGCAAGTACTACGCCGCCGAATCCGCCGACAACGCCACCTCGTCCTTCTGCGAATTCGATCCGGTGACCAACCAGGCCACCTTCCGCTTCCAGATGGACGGCTTCCTGCGCGACATTTACCGCTTACGCTAGGGCAACGTTCTGGAGAGAGTTCACAGGAAGGCGGGAAGGCGGGAAGGTTTTTTGATTGTCGAGAACGATGACGAGGGAAAACGTTCTCAATACTTCCCGCCTTTCCGTGATGCCCTCTTTCCAGAACGTTTGGGCGGCGGTCTAGATATCGCCGGTCATCTTCAAATAGAAGGCGCGGCCCGGTCGCTGCAGGCCGAAGACGTCGAAGACTTGCGCGTCGGCGATGTTCTGCACTTCGAACGTTGTGGTGACCGTGGCCGGGCCCGCGAGGATGTAGGAGATTCCAACGTTGTGGGTGACTTGCGCTGGGATCACTTGCTTGTACGCTGTGAGGCCCTGGCTTTCCCAACTGCGGTAGAAGTCATGCACGTACCGGCCAGTGTAAAAAGGCTTGATGCTGTCCGAGGGGGTCACGATGTTGTAGAAGCGCAGTTCGGCGGCCCAGGCTCCGTACATCCAGGGGCGGCTGGGAATGCGATCTCCGTCGAACGCACGGAAGGGGCCCTCCTTGGACACATTTCGCTGCTCCTGAAAGGTGAAGCTCCCATCGAGGTGGAGCCAGCGCCCTGGCAGATCCCACTGGGCCCCATTTTCTAGTCCGTAGGTGCGTGCCCGATAGACGTTCTGGTACGTGATGAACTTGTCGGTGAGTAGCGGCGTGATGAGGTTGTCGCCTTCGCGATAGAAGAGGTTAACGTCCACGACGAATGAACCCACCGGCGAGCGTTTGATCTCGACGCGCGGGCCGACATTGAAGTTGTGGCTCGTCTCTGGTTCGAGCTCCAGGTTGGGGCGAATCAGCACGCCGTTGCCGAATATTTCGAACGCGCTCGGCAGGCGGGTGGCATATTCGTACGACGTTTTGGCATAGAGCCACGGCGTGAACCGATAGCGAAGCGCATCGCCGGCGCCAATCGTGTGTGAGCTCGTCGAGACCGAGTTGAAGCTCGTGGTACCGGCGACTTCGCCTTCCATCCGCATCACGTAATCCTTGGCGAGGACCACGTTCTCCAGCCGGCCGCCGAACCAATGGCTCTCGTATTCGGCGCCGGTGACCAATTTGAAAAGGTTCCGTTTGCCGCCCTGTGGATCGGGCGCACCCGGGGTGGGCAAAATACGCTCCTCACCCGTGCGAAAGTTGCCTTGTGGCGTGATGTTTACGCGAACGATGTGCGAAGGGTGGATGGCCCACGACAGCA encodes:
- a CDS encoding TonB-dependent receptor plug domain-containing protein, with product MLSFRTLAAFLSTAGFFSNNAHAQAPAARTPPPKMQEVAVRGEGSATRLRHSAEAVSVIDTKRAHRESADLGEVMARQQGIVVRREGGLGSTAQFSLNGFQGEQVRFFIDGVPAGYTGLPPGIADIPIAFVERVEVYRGVVPGRFGADALGGAVNLVTETRPGTRTAASYQVGSFGTYRATATGQYYDPASGLFARANGFYDRAKNDYPVDVQVAEEGRSVPATVHRFHDAYRAYGAGLEAGVLDRSWAKRLSLRIYGMDAAKDLQSNFIMFIPYGEVRSAESALGAIVRYQSPAMDVGSTKVVLSTTSGYNHRAIDFVDRSPWFYDWFGHRVGLSGPGRGETGRPATDQTIGQHTVFERLGIDWILSPAATVRAFAAPTWVSRSGEQKLPLAPGALDPLSGTRSLFTWINGLEAEVNLFDRRLQNIAFVKNYHIHTSSEELVDRFVTHEYTDLSFGAGDAARFRIAHGLFAKASYEHATRLPGPVELFGDGVLIEQNRRLVPETSDNINAGFLVETAPTPAGTLRAEANGFLRYADHLITPIQNDIAYDFQNVYAARSVGIEGSAGYRSPRDYVSLDGSFTYQDFRNTSKEGAFQRTEGDRIPNVPWAYGSVTARIRMPDVLTPRDEISLGWTTRYVHSFYRAWEGQGDKSSKDHIESQLLHSAALTYLVRVPSTFTASLEAYNLTDAHAYDNFGVQKPGRAFFFKGTFEHDWGNSP
- a CDS encoding PepSY domain-containing protein, whose product is MKLSKHAFMAIWDVHAWLGVWAGLVLHVMCFTGAFCVFYEELGMWQDPALHAPHGDVRPLTELVRPMLDSGQLGRKRIDVYLPDEERSTVDVRYVPAAGGVRRMTHVNPRTGEVIPDRSRLASILLYVHFLYHDRWFPQGIFIAGVFGVAMGLGLVTGVVIHFRKIFRELHQFRAHKRSGIVWADAHKILAVFGLPFQSMAAFTGAMICFGPLLLKLFAGPVFHSDAKAADRALYGDLSGPAASSQRAAPIDLDQLVAKATDALPGLSPDVLRFVNYGDAEGTVGVFGKRADSPLGTSMVRLRLRDGAVVRVETPGANGPAQNIEQWIRSLHFVRYGGWTVRILYALCALAACLTILTGNWVWLLRRETREARASNRVLSRMTVAAGGGVCLATAVLFWANRCIPMHLPWRMTAESVAFFGTWGLALLGCLLASNARKSWVVLLVVSGALFASVPVFDVRHHLGGIDVALFVLGVGLLGAARLVHTVRASWST
- a CDS encoding TonB-dependent receptor — encoded protein: MKRILFALTCGLPILGSARALAAGDGDAPAEVKVKGATTAAQKLQQSAEAVTVVDTRRAQQQSADLGEVLARAQGVAVQRLGGLGANTRLYLNGCNEEEVRFFLDGVPFEYAGFPLDVANVPINFVQRAEIYRGVVPIRFGVDALCGALNLVTAERRDNHLRGSYQVGSFGTNRITLDGRYRNMDSGFVAGASFFLDHAKNNYPVEVEVADALGRSSTATLKRFHDRYMGYGGFAEVGVVDRPWARLLLLKAFASTYDKDLQNNNVMTVPYGEVTYGETIYGATLRYEQPLARNFDLKATASFSRRIIDFIDDSAWGYDWFGRRTTPRFPRGEIENIPHDQTFWQNNAYGNAMLSWAIHPSHIVRVNITPQGNFRTGEERILPTPGAPDPQGGKRNLFKLVTGAEYESHWFGGRLENVVLAKDYVMRMEGEVAGTTSFNSVSTSSHTIGAGDALRYRFTPWLYAKTSYEYATRLPSAFEIFGNGVLIRPNLELEPETSHNFNVGPRVEIKRSPVGSFVVDVNLFYREGDNLITPLLTDKFITYQNVYRARTYGLENGAQWDLPGRWLHLDGSFTFQEQRNVSKEGPFRAFDGDRIPSRPWMYGAWAAELRFYNIVTPSDSIKPFYTGRYVHDFYRSWESQGLTAYKQVIPAQVTHNVGISYILAGPATVTTTFEVQNIADAQVFDVFGLQRPGRAFYLKMTGDI